In Besnoitia besnoiti strain Bb-Ger1 chromosome Unknown contig00067, whole genome shotgun sequence, the following are encoded in one genomic region:
- a CDS encoding cytochrome b (encoded by transcript BESB_070260) yields the protein MFLMPALYGGYGIDSALKVAFYPHMLMTDAKCLSYLIGLIFLQTAFGLIELSHPDNSIPVNRFVTPLHIVPEWYFLAYYAVLKVIPSKTGGLLVFMSSLINLALLSEIRALNTRMLIRQHFMTRNVVSGWVIIWVYSMIFLIIIGSAIPQATYILYGRLATIVYLTTGLVLCLY from the exons atgttcttaatgcctgctttgtacggaggatatg gtattgattccgcacttaaagtagccttctatcctcatatgttaatgaccgatgctaaatgtctatcctatctaattggtttaattttcttacaaacggcttttggtttgattgaattatcgcacccagataactccataccagtgaaccggtttgtaactccgcttcatatcgtacctgaatggtactttttagcatattatgcggtgttaaaagtaatcccatccaaaaccggtggtttgttagtatttatgtcctctctcattaacttagctcttttatctgaaattcgagctttgaatactcgaatgttgatacgacaacattttatgactcgaaatgtagtcagtggatgggtaattatttgggtatacagtatgatcttcttgattattattggtagtgctattccacaagcgacttatatcttatatggtagattagctactatcgtatatcttactaccggattggttctatgcttatactaa